The sequence TCAACTAAAATATCTAGTCTAAAAGTTATGTCTAAATAGATATCATCATATTTAACTGGTAAATCAATTTGTTTAACTACTTTTAATCCATCTTTTTCCAATTGATAGTATAGTGCACTCTCATATACTGATTCTAATAATCTTGGCCCAAGAGTGTTATATACTTTAAAAATTGCTCCTCTAACTTTATATGAAATCTCATTTTCAGACATGTTTTTTTAATTCAAAAAAAAGGAAAATTCTTTCTTTTTTTGTGTGGCTAAAAAATCATAATCAATAGATTTAGTACTTTCAACATAAAATTATCTGCCAAATTCGCGAGATCTGCGAGAGAAAATTAGATTTATTCATAAAGAAAAGAAGTCAAAGGGCTAGAAGCAGAGGCAAAGCTCTGTTGAGTAGCAATTCGCGCTTCAAAAGCTTTTCTTCCAGCAATTACGGCTTCTTTAAAAGCCTCAGCCATTAATTTTGGATTTCCGGCAACCGCAATTGCAGTATTTACCAAAACCGCATCGGCGCCAATTTCCATGGCTTTGGCAGCATCAGAAGGAGCGCCGATTCCAGCATCTACAATAACAGGAACAGTACTTTGTTCGATTATGATTTCCAAGAAATCAATTGTTTTTAGGCCTTTATTACTTCCAATTGGCGAACCCAAAGGCATGACTGCCGAAGTTCCAGCGCTTTCTAAATGTTTGCACAAAACAGGATCGGCATGAATGTATGGAAGGACGATGAAACCCATTTTTGCCAATTCTTCAGTTGCTTTTAAAGTCTCAATCGGATCCGGCATTAAATATTTTGGATCAGGATGAATTTCGAGTTTTACCCAATTGGTTTCTAATGCTTCACGAGCTAGTTGTGCAGCGAAAATGGCTTCTTTGGCGTTTCGTGCTCCAGATGTATTCGGCAGTAAATTGATATTTGGATGTTTTAAATGCGATAAAATGGCATCGGTATCGGTTTCTAAATCTATTCTTTTCAGAGCTACCGTAACCAATTCACTTTCTGAAGCTAAAATCGCGCTTTCCATTTCTTGGTTTGATCCAAATTTCCCCGTTCCTAAAAACAAACGAGATTTGAAGCTTTTATCTCCAAT comes from Flavobacterium sp. KACC 22761 and encodes:
- a CDS encoding GxxExxY protein, whose protein sequence is MSENEISYKVRGAIFKVYNTLGPRLLESVYESALYYQLEKDGLKVVKQIDLPVKYDDIYLDITFRLDILVEDKVIIELKSVDEIKPIHFKQLNTYLKLTNKKLGLLVNFNCSNILENIHRVANKI
- a CDS encoding thiazole synthase, whose product is MQTSLFNIGDKSFKSRLFLGTGKFGSNQEMESAILASESELVTVALKRIDLETDTDAILSHLKHPNINLLPNTSGARNAKEAIFAAQLAREALETNWVKLEIHPDPKYLMPDPIETLKATEELAKMGFIVLPYIHADPVLCKHLESAGTSAVMPLGSPIGSNKGLKTIDFLEIIIEQSTVPVIVDAGIGAPSDAAKAMEIGADAVLVNTAIAVAGNPKLMAEAFKEAVIAGRKAFEARIATQQSFASASSPLTSFLYE